The sequence below is a genomic window from bacterium 336/3.
ATCGTTTTCAGTAGCAGGATTAGGGTACACCATTAGTTGAGTATTCAATCTATCTGACTGTAAACTAACCGTTTGACTATGTTTAAAAGTATTATCTATATTTAAAATGCGTAAACGATAATAAGCTATTTGTGTAAAACGATTATCTATCAAGTTATAATTATTAATATTCTTGCCTTTAGCTTTAACAAACCCTATTTTAGTAAATGTTTTACCATCCATAGATTTCTCTACTTCAAAGCCTTGCATCTGTATTTCAGAAGCTGTTTGCCACTGTAATTCAGCATTACCCTGATTATTTACAAAGCCTTTAAAATTTAATAACTCAACTGGTAAAGGGTTTTGTGGTACAATACTAGCCAGTGTGAAAGGGCTAAAATTAGTAACCGTTGAACTTGTAATCGTAGTGGCTGTGGTATTTGTATTTCCTTCATTTTGCCACATAGCACCATCCCAACGAGCTACACGCAAATTACTTTCTTGCCCTGCTGTAACCCCACAACTACGTACATTATCATAACTCAAAGTTACTTCCACATTTGAGCTACCATTTGTTCTATTTAAAATCCAGTGTTCACAATTGCCCACGTGGTCTAAAGAAACATCTTTCAATGAAATATTGTAAGGAGTAGGATAAACTCTATCATAAGTAGCTGTAAAATGATCTGTGGTATTAGCTGGTGCAGAAATACCTATAGAAGCATAGTATGTTTCATCACCTACAGGGAAAATAAAGACATCATTACCCACTTTACGAACCCAACCATTGACAAAGCTGGTATTGCTTGCTCCTGTGGCTGTGGCATTGTCCAAAAACTCTATTCTTGCAGTATTAGCATTATTAGCTATAACAATACCATTCGTAAATGTGGCTGTACCTGCTACCAAAGCGTTAGTGTTACTTAAAGAAATACCTGCTCCATTATTAAAAATTATATTATGAAATGTATCAGTACCTCCTTCTGTAGCTATAATTTGAGCAGAACCACCCACAAAATGAATAGCACTATTGCCTTCTTCAAAAGATAATGCTGTTCCTAAGTTATTTGCCCAATTGCCTTGCAGATTAATGATTCCATCTTGAGCAGATGTACCAGCATCCATATCTAAGTTTCCTCCTGCTGTATTAGAGATAGTTAGATTACCATAAATATCTAATCTATCAGCCGTAGAACCACTATTAGTACCTCCATTTCCAAATTCTAAAGTTTCTCCATTAATGGTCAGTGTTCTTACTTCTGCAAGCCTTACTCCACCCACTTGATATTTATCAGAGGTATAACTTCCTACACAACCTGTTGAATAACCATCTACATCTATTCTTGGAGCATTGGTGACATTGAGAATCGTTACATCTGTATTTCTATTTGGAACAGCCAAGCCTTCCCAATTACCACAAGTAAACCAATCGTTGGGGTTTGTAGCATCATCTCCAACCCACGTACCTTCTGGATTACTTGCATTGATTGTAAAAGTAGTGGTTGCACGACCAGCAGGCACAGTAGTACCTGTAAGTGTCCAATTTGATAAATTTGCAATAGATTGTAATAAAGCTCTTTTTGTTCCTGTATGAGTTGCCCCTGTATTATAGTTCGCTGCATCTCTAAGAGTAGTACTTGAAAAACTAAAACATTCTATATCAGGATGTATTCGAGATTGTCTTGTAGAGCCCCCAGTAGTTGCTCCTGAGCATGCTGTATTGAAATTAACCCATCCTACACCATTTGTTAATCCATATAATACTGTTCCGTTGAGTTGTACATTGGCTGTTCCCAAACCTGTGAAATTTCCTTGTACCAACCACATTTGGTCAGGGTCACCACTAGAGATATTAGCTCCTACTCCTCCAGGGTTAGCAATAGTAAAGTCACTTGTTCTATCTACACCATTCACCAAAACTTCTGTAACAGTTAATCCATTTGTTACAAATTTAATAATACTTCCTGCTGTGATGTTAGAGCCGGTAGAAAGTGTAAATTGTAAAATGCCAGGGTTAGTGTCAGGGTCATTACCAGCCCCTCCCCAACGCATAGTTCTTGTACAAGCAGCAGCCCCTGCCTCAAAACGAGAGTTTACATACATAAAAGTTGTACCTGTAATTACTTCTACCATACTCATCACATACACTCCATCTTCTGAACCTGCTCCAAATTCTTGGGCATCAAAACCTACAAAAACTAAGTCCCCTGGTCTAAATGTTGTTTGGTTTAAAATATCAAATAAACCACTAATTACCCCTGTTAGCCCTGTTGCTGTTGCATTTAAAGTGAACCCTGTTCCTACAACTGTATGAATGATATTTGTAAAAGTAGCCAAACCACTTGTAGCTGTAGCTGTTTTTGGAGAAGCATCCAATGTTCCTGTTGAAGTAATAGATATTGTACTTGCAAAATCTAAATCTCTATTGCCATGAACATCTGTTGTTTGTACAGTAGGAGAAGCCATAGTTCCATTTACAGAGGTATTGGAAGGTTGAGTAACAAAACGAAGTTCTGTGGCTACTATGTTAATTACATTTTGTCCATTGGTAGAATTGAATGTAGAAAAGCTTGACATTCCTGAACCTGATGCATTGGTGGTAACATTTGAGCTTCTCAAAGAAAACACAAAATCCTCATTATCATTGATGCCTCCAGCATTTAATGCAGTAGCAAGTGTCAATCTGATACTAATGGTTCTTGAAGTGTTATCAGCTACATTGATGTTTAATCCTGTAAATTGAATATTATTTGCATTGACCGTAACAGTACCACCAAGATTGGTTGCTCCATCAAATACAGCAATAGAATTGATAGCATTTTGCCAGTTTCCAACAGCATTGCCAGACGCTACTTCTTGTGTAAGTGTAAAACCTGTAATAATTGTAGGCTGGGTATCTGTGTCATTTAACGTTGCTCCACCATCTCTGATAGTCAATTGCCAAACTTGTACACCATCTGTACTTGTAGTTATTGTTCCATTGTTCAATGAAGAAATGGTTGTCGCCTCTGAACTTGCAACAGCCACAACATCACTATTTAAAGAGTTAGTACCATTACCTTGGATAGCGAAATTATACACTGCCTCATCTGTATCATCACTTGTAATTTCGATATTAGCAGAACGAGTAGCCAAAGCATTTGGCGTAAATGTTACAACAAATGTTGTACTCCCACCACTTGCAACTGTGGCTGCTGGGGCTGTTGTAACAGAGAAATCAGCAGCATGAGTACCTGTAATATTTATGGGAAGTGTTAAATTGAGTGTACTTGAACCTGTATTTTGTATGGTAAAAGTTCTTGTAAAAGAAGCTCCCACTGTTACATTCCCAAAATCTGTATGGTCTGTAGTAGAAGGTGTTGCATCGCCATCTGTAATGGTTGTACTATTGCCTTGTAAGTTAATTTCTGGACCTGTAGCAATGGCTGTTACTGTACCATTAAATGTGAAGTCGTTGATACTGAATGTTGTACCTGCTGCTGCAACTCCAAAAGTGTAAAATCTAAATGTAATAGAAGATGTTATATTTTGATAAGTTGCTCCTGATAAACTTATTGTTGTTCCTGTAGTAGTTGGTGTTCCAATATTTGAAGAAAAACCATCCAAACTTGATCTAAAAGCATGTGAGGGTGTTCCTGTTGATACTTGACTTGTGTAGACAAAACTTATAAAATCAATTTCAAAACCCGAATTAGGTGTAATTGTAAATTCAAAGTAATCATTTGCATCTAATGCTCCTGTACTCCAACCATTAGCATTATACCTATTATTTCCTGCGTTTCCTCCTATACCAGATCCTCTACTGATTCCAGAAACTGTAATATTAGCATTTACGTTTTGTCCAGTTGTATAAGGACTTGTTAACCCTGGATTAGTACCTGTTATTGGATTATCAAAAATGCTTTGTCCCCAACTGCTCTGAGCCACTATGAAAGACACGAAGAATATGAATATCTTAATGAGATGTTTCATAAATTTTATAAATTTTATTTTTTTAGCCTACAAATCTACACACCTTTATCTGAAAAAACCTTGTATAGTAACCAACCTTAACAAAAAGATAATATTATAAATGCAAGATTTTTAATCAGTTCATATTCCTTTCAAAACTAAGCTTTCCATTGTAAGCCCTGGTCCAAAACCACAAGAAAATATATTTTCATTTTTTTTTACTATATTCTTCAACTCTTTGAGTACAAAGAATATAGTCGCAGATGACATATTACCATATTGTGAAAGTACTTTATAAGCACTTTCCAATTGTATTTTTTTGAGTGTGAGTTTTTTCTCGATGCTTTCTAATATACGATTTCCACCTGGGTGTACTGCCCAATGGTGTACTTGAGACATATACAAATCATTTTTTTTTAAAGACTTATCTACTAAATTTTCAATATTAGAGGCTAAAAAATCAGGAACATAACTATTGAGCGTCATTAGAAAGCCCGTTGATGCAACCTCCCAAGCCATGCTTTGTTCACCCTCCAGAGCAAGTTCTGTATGAAAACCTCTGAGTTCAAAATATGCTTGTTTTGGATTATTACTGACTATTACAGCTGCTGCTCCATCTGCAAACAATGCATTTGCTATAAAATTATCTTCTGTGGATGTTTTTTGGAAGTGGATTGTACATAATTCAACATCTACAATTAAAATACGGGCATTTTCTTGTGTTTTACAAAATGTGTCTGCAAGGCGTAATGCATGAAAACCAGCATAACAGCCCATAAAATTAACTGATGTTCGAATAATATCAGTAGGCAGTTTTAATTTTTTAATGAGAGCTATATCTAAACCTGGAGCTGAAAGTCCTGTACAAGTTACTGTTATTAAATGAGTTATATTTGAAAAATCAGTTAATTTCTCAATAGCATTTACACATAAATCAAGAGCTTCTTTTTCAAAAAGTTTCATTCTTGTTTCAACAGAAGGAAAAGGCTCTAAAGTTTGAGATAAAGGATAAAATGTTCTTTCTTCTAAGCCATAATCTGGAATTACTGAATAGCGTGTTTGGATTCCACTCTTTTTATAAATCATTTTTAGCTTTCTATGCTCATTTTCAGGAGCTACAGATTGCATGAATTTTAAAATATCTTCTTGTTTATGACAATATTTAGGGTTCGCTATGGCAATTTCTTCGATAAAAGGCATATTTTAATATATGTGATGGATGTTGAGTTATATATCTTAGTCTTATAACTCACGATATACTTACATTTTTTCTATACGTTTTTGTTTCTTGATTTCTTTTTTAAGGGATTTTAAGTCTTTTTTTGCATTTTTTCGTTTATCATTTTTTTTTTCGGCGTATTTGGCGAGTTTCTCCAAATAAGGACGAGCTTGTTCTAACTCATTTTTCTTTTTGTGATAGAGATATAGCCATTCTAACGCACTATGATAATAACCTGAATCATAAGCTTCAATGGATTCAGCAAAGTAAATAACCTTTTCAAAATACTTTTTGGCAATCTCAGGATCTTTTACACTGTATATTTGCCCTAAAATGTAGCTTGCAAACCTTCCACTAATTGCCTCATAACCAAACTGCTTTTTCTCTATTTTTGTTAGAATATCCTGTGCTAATTTTTCTGCTTCGGGGTGGTTTCCCATAAAAAATGTACTAATCGCATAAATTCGATGAAAATATGGATTCTCAGGGTAATTTTCATACATTTTTTTGGCTATGGGTAATACCAAATGTGTTTTACCTTCTCCATTATAGATAAACATCAAGAAATAATTTGCCATTACACGTGTATAAAAAGCTTTTCTGGCTACTTCATCGAGTTGTTTGAGTCCTAATTCTTTATTTCCTTTGGGAAAAGTAGCTACAATAGGTGTTAGAAATGGGTAGTTTTCTGGAATCCAAACAGAATAATAATTGAATAAACCATCTCCAAATAAAAATTCAGGACTTAAATCATTTACCTCTTTGCCTCTACGTAGGTTTTTGAGTGCATTTCTACCTGCTGAAGCTGCCTTAAGCCATTGACTTCTATCAGAATGTAAACGCCCTTTGAAACCATAAGCTGCTGCTAGGAAAAAAGAAGCTTCTACATTTTTAGGGTTTATTCTGTACATCTTTTCAGCTTTGTTGATAGCCGAATCCATGTTTCTCTCAAAGGGTTTATCAAAATCTTCAATATCTGTATTAGGCATCATTTTCCACCAGTTGCTCAAACCCATGATAAAATAAGGTAAGGGATGTTCAGGGTAGCGTTTTCTAAGTTTTAAGAATTCTTTTTCCGCAGTAGCAAACTGAAAATTATACATATTATCCAAAGCATCAGTAAGTTCTGCTTGTAAAGCCTCATCCAAAAGAAGCATTTTAGGTAAGGTATCTTTGGCTGTTTGTGCAAAAGAAGTATTGACAACAAGTCCTAATACCAACAAAAAGATGTATTTCATAGTTTTTAATGAAATCTTTGAAATCATAAAGGAATTTTGATTTTTACAAATATCACAAAATTTTAGCAGAAATTCATCAAACAGTTTTCAAGAAAAAATTGTAAATTGGCGGTTTCTAAATATACACCCTCTCCAATGGAAGAAATCATAGAAATTTACGGAGCAAGAGAACATAATCTTAAAAATATAGATGTTATTATTCCTCGTCAAAAACTTGTAGTCATTACAGGAATTAGTGGCAGTGGTAAATCGTCTTTGGCTTTTGATACCATTTATGCAGAAGGGCAACGCCGTTATATGGAAAGTTTTTCTGCTTATGCTCGTTCGTTTATTGGAGATATAGAACGCCCAGATGTAGATAAAATAGAAGGCTTGAGCCCAGTTATTTCTATTGAACAAAAAACAACCTCTCGAAATCCACGTTCCACAGTAGGCACAGTAACAGAAATTTACGACTTTTTGCGTTTACTTTTTGCAAGAGCAGGTGAAGCCTATTCGTACAACACAGGCGAAAAAATGATTCAACAGTCTGAAGACCAAATTGTTGATAACATTCTTAAAAACTTTGAAAATCAAAAAACAAGTGTTCTTGCCCCTATCATCAAAGGTAGAAAAGGGCATTATAAGGAGTTGTTTGTAGAAATAGCAAAAAAAGGCTACACCAAAGTTCGTATTGATGGTGAAATTCAGGATATTAAAGCAAAATTAGAACTAGATCGATACAAGATTCATGATATAGAGGTAGTAATAGACAGATTACAACCCACCGAAAAAGACCGTTTTCGTTTGACTGAATCTGTACACAAAGCTCTTAAAGAAGGCAAAGGAACAATGCTTATTGTCAATGAAACTAATGAAGTCAAGTTTTATTCAAAATTTTTAACTTGCCCCACTACAGGCATTAGTTATGATGAGCCTGCTCCTAACTCGTTTTCGTTCAATTCACCTTATGGTTGGTGTCCAAGTTGCCAAGGTTTGGGAGTTGTAGAAAGCATTACAGAGGATAGCATCATTCCAAATAAGAATTTGAGCATTACCAGAGGAGCGATTGCACCTTTGGGAGAGTATAGAGATATATGGATTTTCAAGAAATTGGAGAGTATTCTTAAGAAACATAAAGTTTCTATCAATACTCCTATTGCCGAAATTCCAGAAGAAGTAAAAAATATGATTCTATACGGAAGCCAAGAAAAAGTAGAAGTAGCATCCGTAAAATACCCTGGTACAAACTGGAATACAGTTTTTGAAGGTATTATTCCTTTTATCAAAAAGAGCTTACAAGAAAGTAGTGAAGCTGTCAGAGAGCATTATGCCGAATATATTGTAAGCCAAACTTGCCCTGAGTGTAATGGTGCAAGGCTTAAAAAAGAATCGTTGTATTTTAAAATTACAGATAAAAACATTGCTGAACTCTCTCTAAAAAGTGTAAAAGATTTGAATGAGTGGTTCAAGAATATTGAGAAGAAACTTTCTGAAAAACAAAACCTGATAGCCAAAGAGATTTTGAAAGAAATCAGAAAACGGATTCAATTTTTATTGGATGTAGGCTTAGAGTATCTGACACTCAATCGTTTGGTAAAAACACTTTCAGGTGGAGAGTCGCAACGTATCCGATTGGCTACACAAATCGGAACGCAACTGACAGGTGTTTTGTATATTTTGGATGAACCCAGCATTGGCTTGCATCAAAGAGATAATCAGAAACTTATTGAAGCATTGAAAAGCCTCCGAGATTTAGGTAATTCTGTACTTGTGGTAGAACATGACAAAGATATGATGCTTGAAGCTGATTACATTTTGGATATTGGACCCGAAGCGGGCAGACATGGTGGGCAAATTGTGGGCAAAGGAACTCCCAAAGAGTTTTTAAAAAATGGCAGTGTTACCTCCAAATATCTCAATGGAGAGTTAAAAATTGAAGTCCCTAAAGAACGTAGAGCAGGAAATGGTAAATTTTTGACTCTTAAAGGCTGTACAGGGCATAATTTGAAGAATGTAACCCTCAATCTACCTTTAGGCAAAATGATTGCCATTACAGGTGTTTCAGGTTCGGGAAAATCATCATTGATACATCATACGCTTTTCCCGATTCTCAATAAACATTTTTTCAATGCTAAAAAAGAACCTCTACCATATCAGGAACTTGAAGGCTTAAAAAACATTGATAAAGTAATTGAAATTGATCAATCTCCAATTGGCAGAACGCCTCGTAGCAATCCTGCTACTTATACGGGTGTTTTTACAGATATTCGGGATTTATTTTCTCAACTTCCTGAAGCCAAAATCAGAGGTTATAAGGCTGGACGTTTTTCATTCAATGTAAAAGGTGGACGTTGTGAAGAATGTGAAGGAGCAGGTATCAAAACTGTTGAAATGGAGTTTCTGCCTGATGTATATGTTCCTTGCCAATCGTGTAAAGGCAAACGATACAATCGAGAAACTTTAGAAGTTCGTTTCAAAGGCAAATCTATTTCAGATATATTGGATATGACAATTGAGCAGGCTGTAGAATTCTTTGAAAATCAGCCTCGTATTGTCAATAAAATTAAAACTATTCAAGAAGTAGGTTTGGGGTATATTACACTCGGGCAACAAGCTACGACTCTTTCAGGTGGAGAAGCCCAAAGGGTGAAATTAGCCACAGAACTTTCGAGAAAAGATACAGGAAAAACTTTGTATATTTTGGATGAACCTACCACTGGTTTGCATTTCCAAGATATTCAAAAATTATTGGTTTTCTTGAATAAACTGGCAGAAAAAGGAAATACAGTTTTAATCATTGAGCATAATATGGATGTAATCAAAATCTGCGACCATGTGATTGATTTGGGCTTAGAAGGTGGTGAAGGTGGTGGAGAAATCTTGGTAGAAGGCACACCCGAAGAAATTGCCAAGCACAAAAAAAGCTATACTGGTAAATTTTTGAAATTGGAATTGTAATGTATTTCAAGGATTATTCTAAATATTCTTATAATCTTGGTGTTGAGCTTGAGAAAGTAAAGAATATAGGATGGATTTCCCACGAATTTCCTTTTTCAGTAGGTGAATCAAATAATGCCTTTAAAAAGAAATTATTAGAGATTATTTTTTTGAAAGATTGTAACAGAATGAGAGGGGTACATATTTGTGATATTTGTCAAGAAAACTATTATCTCTTTGTACATAAATCAGGGCATATTTTAAAATCAAAAAACCTTTCTATTCCTCAAAAAGACACAAAACTTTTAGGTCATTCTGAGATTTGCATACCATCCAAAGATGGTGATTTTGTATATGCCTCTCCAACTTTAATATATCATTATATTCTTGAACATCATTATTTGCCTTCTAAAGATTATATAGAAAGTGTTTTGGCTTTTGATATGAGTTTAGATAGTGAAGAAATTTTCAATACTTATTTCATAATATAAATCTATGGAGAAAACTGTTAAACAAGTCATTAAATTAACCCCATTTCTTATTTTATGTATACAAATAGCATATTGTTGGTATGATTTATTAACTGTCGAAGACTCTTTTATTACTATAAAATACTATTTAGCACTTGCTCTATTAATTATCAATACTGGTATTTATTTCTGGAAATTTGAGAGAGGCTTGTTATTAACAGGCATTATACTTGTGTTATCAACATTTTCTCTTATTCATATAACATTTGAAGTAGCTACAAACTCATTTTATATTCAGATTGGTAGTTTAAAAATCTCCACACCTGATATTCATGGATTTTCTCTATTAGTTCTAATTGGATATTGTATTGTAAACTATAATATTATTAAAATGATGAGAGTAAAATTAGCCTTACTTTTAAAAAAACTTTAATTTTAATCAAATTTTCTCCAAATTATGTTTCGTTAAATTGCTTTCTGCATTGCCAGTATTGAGGGTGGTGGCAGGCTCAAAAAGCATTACACAAACTTCATTTTTTGCCACAGGACGGTGTTCTACACCTTTGGGAACAATTACAAACTCATTTTCTTGGATTTCTACGGTTTTATCTCTGTATTCCATTTGGAAACTACCTTTTAACACCAAAAACATTTCGTCTTCGTGGTCATGTTTGTGCCACACAAATTCTCCTTGAAACTTTACAAGTTTTACATGCTGTCCATTGAGTTCGCCCACAATTCTCGGATTCCAGTAATCAGAAAACAAAGCTAATTTTTCGTTGATGTTGATTTTATCCATAAAAAAAATGTTTATAGTTTATTCATTTTCATCTAAATCGTGTTCATTGGTTGGTTTC
It includes:
- a CDS encoding excinuclease ABC subunit A, yielding MEEIIEIYGAREHNLKNIDVIIPRQKLVVITGISGSGKSSLAFDTIYAEGQRRYMESFSAYARSFIGDIERPDVDKIEGLSPVISIEQKTTSRNPRSTVGTVTEIYDFLRLLFARAGEAYSYNTGEKMIQQSEDQIVDNILKNFENQKTSVLAPIIKGRKGHYKELFVEIAKKGYTKVRIDGEIQDIKAKLELDRYKIHDIEVVIDRLQPTEKDRFRLTESVHKALKEGKGTMLIVNETNEVKFYSKFLTCPTTGISYDEPAPNSFSFNSPYGWCPSCQGLGVVESITEDSIIPNKNLSITRGAIAPLGEYRDIWIFKKLESILKKHKVSINTPIAEIPEEVKNMILYGSQEKVEVASVKYPGTNWNTVFEGIIPFIKKSLQESSEAVREHYAEYIVSQTCPECNGARLKKESLYFKITDKNIAELSLKSVKDLNEWFKNIEKKLSEKQNLIAKEILKEIRKRIQFLLDVGLEYLTLNRLVKTLSGGESQRIRLATQIGTQLTGVLYILDEPSIGLHQRDNQKLIEALKSLRDLGNSVLVVEHDKDMMLEADYILDIGPEAGRHGGQIVGKGTPKEFLKNGSVTSKYLNGELKIEVPKERRAGNGKFLTLKGCTGHNLKNVTLNLPLGKMIAITGVSGSGKSSLIHHTLFPILNKHFFNAKKEPLPYQELEGLKNIDKVIEIDQSPIGRTPRSNPATYTGVFTDIRDLFSQLPEAKIRGYKAGRFSFNVKGGRCEECEGAGIKTVEMEFLPDVYVPCQSCKGKRYNRETLEVRFKGKSISDILDMTIEQAVEFFENQPRIVNKIKTIQEVGLGYITLGQQATTLSGGEAQRVKLATELSRKDTGKTLYILDEPTTGLHFQDIQKLLVFLNKLAEKGNTVLIIEHNMDVIKICDHVIDLGLEGGEGGGEILVEGTPEEIAKHKKSYTGKFLKLEL
- a CDS encoding mannose-6-phosphate isomerase; this encodes MDKININEKLALFSDYWNPRIVGELNGQHVKLVKFQGEFVWHKHDHEDEMFLVLKGSFQMEYRDKTVEIQENEFVIVPKGVEHRPVAKNEVCVMLFEPATTLNTGNAESNLTKHNLEKI